The window GGACAtgtgcctacctagtagcaTACGGTACAGCTTCGACCTGGTGTATGAACCGCGTATGGAACTGTGCAGCATGTCTTATCGAATGGCAGGCACACGAGCGGCCACGGGCAGAGCCGGTCCGGTCCGTGGGTGCACTCCCTTCTGCACCGGTAGACTCACACTCGTGTCTGATACCGTGCCTGTTCGGGAACAGGCCGCCGTCTCCTTTCGGCTGGGGAGTTGAATGTTGCGTCCACATCGGGAATGGAGGCGAGCAAGGACGAGCCGGTGGCGCGCACGCAGAGAAACGGCACGCGCGACAAGGTCCTCGAGGATGCGTCGCCAACATCATTGCCATGTACCGTAGAGCAcgcgccgccgtggccttGGGCCTTGGGCTTGGGCATGCACGCGCTAGTTCATCGGCCATGCCgaaccgccgtcgccgtccgtgAGGGGAGTGAGGGCAGGGCGCAGGCGGCGTGAACGGGTTACCGAGTCCCGTCGTCCCCGACGCCTGTGGTCTGCGTCGTCTGGTGGGTCGCGAGCGGCTGCTGAGCGGGTTCTGAGCGGTCGCTCACTGCGTCAACGAGTCACAAGTGCTCACCGCTCTGCCGCGGCGGGGTAGCGCCCTGGTGGCCTGCAAAACGGCGGACGGGGTGACGGTCCGTCGAGCCGTCGAGCTGCAGACGCGATCCGGAAGCCAGCGAGGCCATCCCACCCAtggctgcgtcgtcgttgcTGCGTCGCTGCTTCGGCAGGGGTCGCATGGATGGGTGTGTGCATccaagtacctacacctacacctgcCCGCACACACCTGCCTGTAGGTACCGgatccgacgacgggcgtagttgtaggtgtaggtaggTGCTCATCGCCGGGTGCAGGCCTGACCGGAAGCTGACGTGCCCCaagacggcggcagcgttGCCGCTCTTTTTCACGGCCCAGGACCGTCCTACACCTCCCGCTCTGTCCTGTGTCGTGCATCATCATCTCGTGTCATCGTCGTAATTCCGTCGTGCCTGGCCAGGACCGAggagcgccgacgaggaatcGAAAAAATGTCATCAGCACCGTCTGGGGCGCGGGAAGGGTGagaaaaaaaaggaaaaaaaacGAAGAAGAAAATGACGAAAGACAAAAAAAATGGCCGCGGAAACGCAATGGAAATGCTCCATGATTCCTAGGCGAGCAAGCATCAAGTATTCCGTGCTCCGTCCatactgtgctgtgcaggGAGGGGTTTGGCGGAGAACAATGTCAGGTATTATTGCCACTCCGTAGTGTTTGGTACCAACGGCGAGGCAAGTCCATTGTATGGAAGGCGCAGAGGGCGACGGAGGCGTCCAAGGAAAGTGCTCCCAGCTCACGGGTGCGCCTGCCAGTCAGGGATGGATGCacttcatcctcgtcctttGCTGCATCacccgtcaccgtcaccttCACCGACCGACCGCCGGATTGACTACTGGGAATATTAGCCATGCTGCCTCCGAAACGTTGCCGTCGAAACGCTTGCCGGAGTTGGGGCTTGATTCAAGGCCGGGAAGGGATGACGACTTGGCCATCGCCACCAGGCCTCATGTCCCTCGAGTCACCATCACCGGTGGCCATCGCCAACCACCATCACCGCTCTCACCACTCACCACTCAaccaccgacgacgccgccgccgccgccctcgtcgtcatccggTCTCAGACAAGCACGTACGTACTCGCGAGCACGGGGGACCCTTTGCTTCCTGCTGACCGGGCCGGATGCGCCTCGTAGGGCTGACCGGGGCGGCCGTTCTTGCAGCACAGCATTTTGCGtccagctcctcgccggcacgccCAATCAGGAACGGCACCCACGgcgagcccgtcgccgtcactcAAAGCTACGTTACCTGCCGCTTCCACTCACCCCGCCAGTATCGCCGATTCGAGCCTCTTCTCCCTCGCACACGACCACGGCCGCCTTCGTCGGTgtgtcccccccccccttccgaCTCCCCTGACCGTGGCTGGCTCAGCCCCCTCCGGGCCGGGGGGAGGTGGGAGGTCATACAGGACCGAACCGTCAAGTACGtgtaattacggagcacctgcCGACTCGAACTAACCCGGCTTGTCTTACTCTTACACGCGTCCCAACAAGGCAATTTACCTACCAATAGGTGCCTATTCGTACGTCGAGCAGGACTCGTTTCCACCAGCAAGCATCCCTCCTTGCTACCGAGAACCGATCGTCTCCGCTCATGCTGATGGACCCATCCGTCATCGCCTTGGCCATCCGTGTactgggtacggagtacatggaaaTGAAGCAAGgtaaatacaagtacaagagCCTCGTCTCGCCGCTTGTTTCTTGCACGCAAATATTGACATCATACCGCCACCCATCCCTCCATGCCATTGTCGACATCCTCCTCCGCGGCTTCATCCGTCTCAACCCGATCATCCCTCTGCCTATTCGTCCGATCGTCATCATCCAGGACCCTCGCCTGCGTGTACCTCCGCTTCGCGGCCCAACTCGTCCTTCTTCCTACTAGAATCTTTCCTCGTCGGTCGAATCATAGACCatgacgagcagcaggtTGTTTCCGCCCACGACGGGCGGTCTGTAAGTCGGCCAAACCGCACCCTGATAcccgacgagacgagacgagtcGTGGCGTGGCATGACATGACGTGGCAGGACGAAACATGACACTGACGGACCTTTCATGTCTAGACCCCAGCCGGGAGAACACATGATGACGACGTTTGCCGTGACCAAGCAGAAGCGGGCGACGCGGGCCAAGTTTGCCAAAGTCCGCACCGGCTGCATAACGTGTAAGTGCCTGATGCTCCTGGGGAATCGTCTTGGCTGACCCGTCGATAAAGGCAAGtgagtcgacgacggacgctACGACGGCCTTGGTCCCTTGCTGATACCCTCCCCCGCAGACGCCGCCACGTCAAGTGCGACGAAGCGAAGCCGTGCTGTAAGAACTGCCTCAAATGGGCCGGCTTCTGCAGCGGTTACGAGAGCGCCGAGAGCCTTCAGAGCCGGTCTCCCAAGGTTGCCAAGAATAAGCgcgccgagccggcggcgcaagCCTGCTGCGGCGATTCGTCGAGCACGGCAGACGacgcctcctccgtcgccagCACCATGTCCTTGAGCCCGCCGAGtcacgccgacgagcctgtctcggcctcggtgtctgccgccggcttcgacgacgtcTTCTGGAAGCAAACGCTACCGCGGCTGGTCCGCGacagcgccgccgtccggtGCGCCAACATGGCCGTCCACGCCCTCCTCTTCGCCAAGGACCctgctcccgccgccggctgcgcgAGCGACTGGAGCGATCGCTACGAGCGCGCCCTCGCCTGCTACGGCCGCGCCCTCCGCATTGCGCGACAGCAGGCGAGCGTCAAACCGACGGATGTGCGCGAGGCCGTCTTGTGCTCCATGTTCTTCGTCATCTTCGAGACCatcaacgaggacgaggccgcggccgaggcgcatCTGCAGAGCGGCCAGCGCGTCCTGGACGAGCTTGGTCCCCGTCACGTCACGGGCGAGACGCCGAGGCTGCGGACGATGCTGCGTCGGGTGCTGCAGTGCGTCGCCAACCAGGCTCGTCAACTGGACTATGCCGACCATCTCTGGTTCGGGATTCCGCTGGACGAGTTTCTCGACGAATGATTGCGCTTTCGCATGGGGAGAGTGGAGCGATATCATGAGGGTATGATAATGACGGGTGAAAAGGCTAGCCATGTGTCATGGTAGAGTCGGCACGCGGGACATGATGCACACGAAAGAAGACATGCCGCTCATCAATTCTATTCTACTCATCTTCCCAATTTTTTTTCTTTTCAAAATCTTTCCACCTTTTCAACGTCTCATCGGCCTATAGCCACACTCTGTTCGGAGGGCTTGTCCCATGAACCCCATGAACCGGGCGGGAACTTCCGACcgacgccggcttcctcgcgGCCCGTTAGTGGAGCCCATCCAGCGACGTCTTGGCTTCCCCGTCATGGGGTTGCACTCGGTCCTGTCCATGCTCTCCCGCACTCTGCTCTCTCAATCTCTCATGCCCTCTCTCTCGTGCCCTCTCTCGCGTACACCCTCCTCTCTCGTACGCTCTCTCCCTACTCTCGCtcacacgcacacacacgcTCTCTTCCCTTCGACTCTTCACCTCGTCGAAGAGTCATAGATCATAGTTCGTGCGCAAGTTCACTTCCAGAACCGACCCGGTCTAGACGTCAAGGCGCACCGCCATGTCCCTCACTCTCACCCTCGACCAGCCCAGCGCTGACGAGCAGATCCGCACTTGGACGCGCACACATCCTGCCTGGGGAGCCTCGTATCCGCTCGACAAGTACCTCGAGCGTGAGCGCCATCTCCTCGACGTGCCCCTCGCCCGTGATGGCGGAATCACCCAGTGGATCCTCACCGATCCTTCCCTCTCCCACGCTGACGACCAGCGTCCCGTGCTATCGTCGTGCGAGACTCTGCGCAAGGCAGCCTTCGTCAGAGGTGCCGATGGTGTCGTACAACGCGTCTGGGCCCACGGCGTCGCCAGCGTTTTTACCTATCCCGAATTTCGAAGCCAGGGGTACGCCAGGACGATGCTCGAGCTCATCACTCAACGTCTCACCCGGGAGGAGTCCGAACTCCCCGGAGATGCTGCCTTTTCCATCCTCTTCTCCGACATCGGAAAAACGTACTATGCGGCGCTCGGGTGGAAACCATACGAGAGCGCCCACCTGTCCTTACCCGTCATGGCGACCAACACCACGACCGGCGACGACTCCGCTTCGCGGACCGCGCTGACTCTCATCACCGACGATAATCTTCCTGCTCTTGCTGCACGGGATGAAGAGCTGCTGCATCAGAAGCTCTCCCGTCCACCGCACGACCCGAGTAAGACCAGGGTCGCCATCATTCCGGATCTCGACACATTCCAATGGCACTTTGCTCGTGAGGTTCACATGTGCCAGCACCACTTCTCTCGGGCGCCCACCGTCCATGGTGCCATATACACGCCGCCAGGGGGGGCATCTGATGGTCAGCGCGTCTGGGCTGTTTGGTCCTCCACCCAgaacggcggcaaggagaaGCCGGAAAAGAACGTCATGTACATTCTGCggttcgtcgtcgaggaccaGCGCATTTCCGACGAGGAGCTATCCGTCGCCTTCAAGAACATTGTCAACGTGGCGAAGCGTGAGGCCCGAGAGTGGCTCTGCACCTCCATCGACATGTGGAACCCGGACGAGAGGATCAAGGCCCTCGTTTCCGGCATGGCTGACTTGCAGGCCAAGTTGGTCGTCAGAGAAAACGACAACATCCCCAGTTTGCGATGGCTTGGAGATGCGTCCGCATCGGACATCGAGTGGCTTGCGAACGAACGCTTCGAATGGTGCTAGTACACCATCCATACTTCACCATCACCCCCATCAacatcaccatcatcaccaccatcaccaccatcaccaccatccaTATCATATCACTTGCATAGATAAAAAAAGACATCagaccgtcatcgtcgtcgtcatcgtcatcgtcccaTTCATTCCatcttcatcctcctccccaACCTGTGCGGCTAAAATTTGACAGATAGTTACAGGGCCTAGGCTTCTCGTGATTCCGCCGCCTGGAAACGCCGGCATACGCGGCCGCCTAGTAACTTCGTCCAAACATGACCCACTTCTGCGCCTTGCCCTTGCACTCGGGGTTGAGGCATGCCGTTTCGCCCGGCACGAGCTCGCTTCCTTCCGGCTGCTCGAACGGGATGCAGAGGCTCTTCATGCCCATCGACGGGAGCTTCTGGTTCTCGGGCACGTCACGCTGGTCGTCGACTCGCGTCGTCAGCTCCTTCATCCGGTCCTCGcacttgccgtcgaggcagaAGGGGATGAGAACGACAttcttgtcgtcgagcgcgGGGAGGACGTCGTCCCAGCTGGTGATCTTGCGACGATGCTCCCGGAAGGAggcctcggccttggtgTACATGTCCTTCTGGATCGTCTCCAACAGCTCGGGCACCTTGGTGCCGACTTCGGCGATGGGGAAGGTGCCCTTTTCGCCCGTGTCCCGTCGCGCCCAGCTGATGACCTCCTTGGAGGCGTCCTTGGGACCGAACTCGATCCGCAGCGGAACACCCTTGAGCTCCCAGTCGTTAAACTTCCAGGCGGGCGTGTAGCCTTCCCTCCAGTCGGTATCGGACCGGACGCCGGCCTTCCTGAGCGTCTGCTTGATCTCGTCCATCTGGTCCTCGTGCTTTTTCctgtcctcggccgtcgtgctctTGTTGATGCCGACGGGGATCAGGATGGCCTGCACCTTGGCGACGCGGGGAGGGAGCACGAGTCCCTTGTCATCGCCGTGGACCATGACCATGACGCCGATGACACGGGTGGAAAGGCCCCACGAGTTCTGCCACACGTGCATGTGGGTGCCCTTGTTGCTCGGGTCCTCGACCGTGATGTCGAACATCTTGCTGAAGTTCTGGCCCAAGCAGTGCGACGTGGCGCCCTGGATGCCTCGGCCGTTGGCGGGGACGTAGCCCTCGACCGTGGTGGTGTAGTAGCCGCCGGCAAACTTTTCGTTCTCCGTCTTGCGTCcgcggacgacggggagggcgaggagctgCTCGTACACGCCGGCGTAGAGCTCCAGGATCTGCagcacctcctcgccggcgagcttcTCCGTCAAGTGCGCCGTGTGACCCTCCTGCCACAGAAACTCGCGCGTTCGGAGGAACGGAGTCGTCTGCTTGGCTTCCCACCGCACCACCGAGTTCCACTGGTTCAGTCGAAGGGGGAGGTCGCGGTGGCTGCGGATCCACTTGGAGTAGTACGGGTACATGACGGCCTCGGACGTCGGACGGATCGCCACGGGGACTTCGAGGTCCttgtcgccgctgccgagggtgagggtgagaAGGATGTCCACCGACAATCAGGAGGGGCGGGGGGAGAGCTGGAAACGTACGCCTTGGTGACCCACGCGAGCTCAGGggcgaagccgtcgacgtggtccttttccttctccAGCGACTTGGAGGACAGGAAGAGGGGGAAgctgacctcgtcgacgcccagcTCCTCGATGTTCTCCGAGAACCACTTGCGGATGACGGTCCATATGTGCATGGCCAGGGGGCGCAGGACGAAGAAGCCCGAGATTTCCTGGTAGTACTCGACCATGTCGGCCTTGAGGACGACCTCCTGGTACCATGCCGGAAAGTTTTCCGACTTGGACAcggtgatgccgatgatgtccTCCGtcttcttgccgccgacgaccggAAGGGtggccttcttcgccgctTTGGcagccttctcggccgccagcttGGCCTGCTTCTCGGCCTTCTTCAAGGCACTCTTGGATGGCTCAGCAGCACCCTCCATTCTTGCGGTCCTTCGTTTCTACGGAAATCGGGGAAATGACCAAGTCGAAGAGCTTGCCGAGGAGAGCCACGCCTTGGAGTGACGGAAAATTGTCGTCGCGAGCAAGCGTGGAGGAGGTAGAGAGGTCTGACTCTTATTGAGATCGATGTTGTTGTGGCCGTTTTCTGCCCCGCCATCCTGCTACCCCCCCTATCGGAGGTC of the Drechmeria coniospora strain ARSEF 6962 chromosome 01, whole genome shotgun sequence genome contains:
- a CDS encoding prolyl-tRNA synthetase; amino-acid sequence: MEGAAEPSKSALKKAEKQAKLAAEKAAKAAKKATLPVVGGKKTEDIIGITVSKSENFPAWYQEVVLKADMVEYYQEISGFFVLRPLAMHIWTVIRKWFSENIEELGVDEVSFPLFLSSKSLEKEKDHVDGFAPELAWVTKAYVSSSPPAPPDCRWTSFSPSPSAAATRTSKSPWRSTTPFLRTREFLWQEGHTAHLTEKLAGEEVLQILELYAGVYEQLLALPVVRGRKTENEKFAGGYYTTTVEGYVPANGRGIQGATSHCLGQNFSKMFDITVEDPSNKGTHMHVWQNSWGLSTRVIGVMVMVHGDDKGLVLPPRVAKVQAILIPVGINKSTTAEDRKKHEDQMDEIKQTLRKAGVRSDTDWREGYTPAWKFNDWELKGVPLRIEFGPKDASKEVISWARRDTGEKGTFPIAEVGTKVPELLETIQKDMYTKAEASFREHRRKITSWDDVLPALDDKNVVLIPFCLDGKCEDRMKELTTRVDDQRDVPENQKLPSMGMKSLCIPFEQPEGSELVPGETACLNPECKGKAQKWVMFGRSY